In Dehalococcoidia bacterium, the following are encoded in one genomic region:
- a CDS encoding heme-binding protein, with protein MPTSLTLAEARQLIDTALRYAEEQGLAMAVAVVDAGGHPIAMARLDTASILAAESVIYKARAAAWFNRPTASAVESGAQWPHVYLSFAIAAQGAITLSKGGFPILRDGQMIGAIGAAGGTGAQDEQVARAALRAHGYPTWEG; from the coding sequence ATGCCGACCAGCTTGACCCTCGCGGAGGCGCGCCAGCTGATCGATACCGCTTTGCGCTACGCCGAAGAGCAAGGGCTGGCGATGGCGGTAGCAGTAGTTGATGCGGGCGGCCATCCGATTGCAATGGCGAGGCTTGATACCGCCTCGATCCTCGCGGCAGAGTCGGTGATTTACAAAGCGCGCGCCGCGGCGTGGTTCAACCGTCCGACTGCCTCCGCTGTTGAGAGCGGCGCGCAGTGGCCGCATGTCTATCTCAGCTTCGCGATCGCGGCGCAGGGCGCGATCACCCTCAGCAAGGGCGGCTTTCCGATCCTGCGCGATGGGCAGATGATCGGCGCAATAGGGGCGGCAGGCGGCACCGGCGCCCAAGATGAGCAGGTTGCGCGCGCTGCGCTCCGCGCCCACGGCTACCCGACATGGGAGGGATAA
- the acs gene encoding acetate--CoA ligase, whose protein sequence is MSQITNVLREERVFPPPPAFQARARVKSVEEYERLYRESLEQPDQFWSRVASELHWFERWQRVLDWKEPHAQWFVGGKTNLAYNCVDRHAEGPSGDTIAFLWEGEPGETRRLTYRELKTDVAKFANVLKGLGLRAGDRVAIYMPLIPELAIAMLACARLGIVHTVIFGGFSAEAIRERVNDAQARAVVTADGGWRRGAIVPLKANVDAALAGGACPTVEHVIVYQRTATPIDWHEGRDRWWHEAMAAVSDDCPAVPLDAEHPLYILYTSGSTGKPKGVLHTTGGYMVGTYLTTKYVFDLREDDIYWCTADIGWVTGHSYVVYGPLANRATIVMYEGAPQYPDFGRWWSLIEKYRVSIFYTAPTAIRTFVRQGESWPAKYDLSSLRLLGTVGEPINPEAWIWYHRVIGGGRCPIVDTWWQTETGAIMIASLPGAVPQKPGSAGRPFFGVSPKVVDRDGNPLGPNQGGFLVIDRPWPSMLRTLFGDDERYRAQYWGQIPHVYFTGDGARYDEDGDFWLMGRIDDVVNVAGHRLGTAEIESTLVSHPLVAEAAVIGRPDEITGEALVAFVTLKGHAEKSPALRAELIEFVGNQIGKFARPQEIRFTDALPKTRSGKIMRRLLRKVATNDPSLGDTTTLEDISVLARLQEEDE, encoded by the coding sequence ATGAGCCAGATCACGAATGTCCTGCGCGAGGAGCGGGTATTTCCACCGCCGCCAGCGTTTCAGGCCCGAGCGCGCGTCAAGAGCGTCGAAGAGTACGAGCGGCTTTATCGGGAGTCGCTTGAGCAGCCCGATCAGTTTTGGAGCCGAGTAGCGAGCGAGCTGCACTGGTTCGAGCGGTGGCAGCGCGTGCTTGACTGGAAAGAGCCGCACGCGCAATGGTTCGTCGGCGGCAAGACGAACCTCGCGTATAACTGCGTCGACCGCCATGCGGAGGGGCCAAGCGGCGACACGATCGCCTTCCTCTGGGAGGGCGAGCCTGGCGAGACGCGCCGCCTCACCTACCGCGAACTGAAGACCGACGTTGCGAAGTTCGCGAATGTGCTGAAAGGGCTTGGGCTGCGGGCGGGGGATCGGGTCGCGATCTATATGCCGCTCATTCCTGAGCTCGCGATCGCGATGCTCGCCTGTGCCCGCCTCGGCATTGTTCACACCGTGATCTTCGGCGGCTTCTCCGCGGAAGCGATCCGGGAGCGGGTCAACGACGCCCAAGCCCGGGCAGTGGTCACGGCCGACGGCGGCTGGCGCCGAGGCGCAATCGTGCCGCTCAAGGCGAATGTCGACGCGGCTCTTGCTGGCGGGGCGTGCCCTACTGTCGAGCACGTGATCGTCTACCAGCGCACTGCCACGCCGATCGACTGGCACGAAGGGCGCGATCGCTGGTGGCACGAGGCGATGGCCGCGGTATCGGATGACTGCCCGGCTGTGCCGCTGGACGCCGAGCATCCGCTCTACATCCTATACACCTCGGGCTCAACCGGAAAGCCGAAGGGGGTGCTCCATACCACCGGCGGCTATATGGTGGGCACGTATCTCACGACGAAGTATGTCTTCGACTTGCGCGAGGACGATATCTACTGGTGCACCGCGGATATCGGCTGGGTGACAGGCCACAGCTACGTTGTCTACGGTCCCCTTGCCAACCGCGCCACGATTGTCATGTACGAAGGAGCGCCTCAGTATCCCGACTTCGGCCGCTGGTGGTCGTTGATCGAGAAATATCGGGTGTCGATCTTCTACACCGCCCCAACGGCGATCCGCACCTTTGTCCGCCAAGGCGAAAGCTGGCCGGCGAAGTACGATCTCTCCAGCCTGCGGCTGCTTGGAACGGTCGGCGAGCCGATCAACCCCGAGGCGTGGATCTGGTATCACCGCGTGATCGGCGGCGGCCGCTGCCCGATCGTCGATACGTGGTGGCAGACGGAGACTGGCGCGATCATGATTGCGTCACTGCCCGGAGCAGTCCCCCAGAAGCCCGGCTCGGCGGGACGCCCGTTTTTCGGCGTCTCGCCGAAGGTTGTCGACCGTGACGGCAATCCCCTCGGGCCGAACCAGGGCGGCTTTCTCGTTATTGACCGGCCGTGGCCGTCGATGCTGCGGACACTGTTTGGCGACGACGAGCGCTATCGGGCGCAATATTGGGGCCAGATCCCGCATGTCTACTTCACCGGCGACGGCGCCCGCTACGATGAGGATGGCGATTTTTGGCTGATGGGCCGGATCGACGACGTTGTCAACGTCGCCGGCCACCGGCTCGGCACGGCCGAAATCGAAAGCACGCTTGTTTCGCACCCGCTGGTCGCCGAAGCGGCTGTCATCGGCCGGCCGGACGAGATCACCGGAGAGGCGCTGGTTGCATTCGTGACGCTCAAAGGCCACGCAGAGAAATCGCCCGCACTCCGCGCGGAGCTGATTGAGTTTGTCGGCAACCAGATCGGCAAGTTCGCCCGACCGCAAGAGATCCGGTTTACCGACGCCCTGCCCAAGACGCGCAGCGGCAAGATCATGCGGCGACTGCTGCGCAAGGTTGCAACCAACGACCCCTCGCTTGGCGACACGACCACGCTCGAAGATATCTCGGTGCTCGCCCGCCTGCAGGAGGAGGACGAGTAG
- the ispG gene encoding (E)-4-hydroxy-3-methylbut-2-enyl-diphosphate synthase, producing MALLLPTDSPTLLTPRRRTRPVRVGRVTIGGGHPIVVQSMITEETRNVDACVEAIIRLADAGCELVRVTTPTLNDAKCLGEIKNKLVQRGVDIPLVADVHHQGTDIAVAVAEFVDKVRINPGLFVFRKPRGRSEEYSEEEIRAEREAIEEALVPVIEVCKRRNIAMRIGVNHGSLSERMLVTYGDTPRGMVESALEYIQICEKYDYRNLVISLKASRVPVMIAANRLLVQRMDELGMDYPIHLGVTEAGDGEYGRIKSTAGIATLLAEGIGDTIRVSLAEDPINEIPVCYDILQALGLRRTKTEFIACPSCGRTKFDLQTVLREVKAATSHLTGLTIAVMGCIVNGPGEMADADYGYVGKAGGMISLYRGRELIKSSVPQERGVEELIALIKADGRWVDP from the coding sequence ATGGCTCTTTTGCTGCCTACGGACTCTCCCACGCTGCTGACGCCCCGCCGCCGCACTCGTCCGGTGCGCGTGGGGCGCGTCACGATTGGGGGAGGCCACCCGATTGTTGTCCAGTCGATGATCACCGAGGAGACGCGCAACGTCGATGCCTGTGTCGAGGCGATCATTCGTCTTGCTGACGCGGGCTGCGAGCTCGTTCGGGTGACGACGCCGACCCTCAACGACGCGAAATGCCTCGGGGAAATCAAGAATAAGCTTGTTCAACGCGGCGTCGACATCCCGCTCGTTGCGGATGTCCACCATCAAGGGACTGACATTGCCGTTGCGGTGGCGGAGTTCGTTGATAAGGTGCGGATCAACCCGGGGCTGTTCGTCTTCCGCAAACCGCGCGGCCGGAGCGAAGAGTATTCAGAAGAAGAGATCCGTGCCGAGCGCGAAGCGATTGAAGAAGCGCTGGTGCCGGTCATCGAGGTGTGCAAGCGGCGCAACATCGCGATGCGGATCGGCGTCAACCACGGCTCGCTCTCGGAGCGGATGCTCGTGACCTATGGCGATACGCCGCGCGGCATGGTCGAGTCGGCGCTGGAGTACATCCAAATTTGCGAGAAGTACGACTACCGCAATCTCGTCATCTCGCTGAAGGCTTCCCGCGTGCCGGTGATGATTGCGGCGAACCGGCTGCTGGTGCAGCGGATGGATGAGCTCGGGATGGACTATCCCATCCATCTCGGCGTTACGGAAGCGGGCGACGGCGAGTATGGGCGCATCAAGTCGACGGCCGGTATCGCCACGCTGCTGGCGGAAGGGATTGGCGACACCATCCGGGTTTCGCTCGCGGAAGACCCGATCAATGAGATCCCGGTCTGCTATGACATCCTGCAGGCGTTGGGGCTGCGCCGGACCAAGACGGAGTTTATCGCTTGCCCGTCGTGCGGTCGGACGAAGTTTGACCTCCAAACGGTGCTGCGTGAGGTCAAGGCGGCGACCAGCCATCTCACCGGCCTGACCATTGCCGTCATGGGCTGTATCGTCAACGGTCCGGGCGAAATGGCGGATGCGGACTACGGGTATGTCGGCAAAGCGGGGGGCATGATCTCGCTCTATCGCGGACGTGAGCTGATCAAGTCAAGCGTTCCCCAAGAGCGGGGAGTCGAGGAGCTGATCGCGCTTATCAAAGCCGATGGGCGCTGGGTCGACCCCTGA
- a CDS encoding PQQ-binding-like beta-propeller repeat protein: MERSRSAPLAVIGRYRVVERLGPVGLGTAYRVRSGARVLVLRLLDQLPTDADGRLLARFYEVMASVRELRHPHIAPLLDVGEAEGVPYLVLDDYAERSVAALMGYPRSWREVLPIAQGVAEALDYAHARGVVHGGLDPTAVLLRSDGSVAVAEFGVARLVWLAPPRQRGALLAERFSLAPEQRAGDPATTRSDVWAYGALLYALLTGHSPVPTSSGAPPARPSAVVGSLSPAVDAALLAALAERPEDRPAAAGAVLRALVAASGEGRPPRSLLLHYRRPAAAAAEPERRRTEHVEASSSCSAPRVAQAPPAVSRRRRGQAAITANGSPPRSPSFAPAILANAARHLLATLRHWISARPAEAILSGIAVALLVIGVSRFAAPPATAVSGSALSTLTTASPAGSWTMAGHNPARTSFAAEAAMVLEGRVVWQQSLGAGITSPPVSAGGIVIVGLADGRVVARDVTTGQARWEFRGTGPIEAGPAIADGVVFVGLKDGRVVALESGGGSVRWDYRTGGPLSGAPAAVDGVLFVASHDGRVYALDAVGGSLRWSYDAGSAIGAPLAIGNGLVVAGTADGRVHLLDLVTGRLRWIYRAGGAIDAPPLLAGGFAYVANDRGIVHALDPFAKGGPFEWERRELQAQLYLWGLPVGLPGPQPGYKWSANVASPVRAAMAAAGTVLLVPGTDGKLTALNALDGQRRWQVQVGDPAAPPIIAGDLVYTAAEEKRLLVLSVATGEKVLEIALPGQIRVSPTIARGLLFLGTEEGRLYAIK; this comes from the coding sequence ATGGAGCGCTCGCGTTCAGCGCCGCTGGCCGTTATCGGTCGCTACCGCGTTGTCGAGCGGCTCGGGCCTGTCGGGCTGGGAACAGCCTACCGGGTGCGCTCCGGCGCGCGAGTGCTTGTCCTCCGGCTGCTCGACCAACTGCCGACCGACGCCGACGGCCGTCTCCTCGCCCGCTTTTACGAGGTGATGGCGTCGGTGCGAGAGCTGCGCCATCCGCATATCGCGCCCCTCCTCGATGTGGGAGAGGCAGAGGGGGTCCCCTATCTCGTGCTCGACGACTATGCGGAGCGCAGCGTCGCCGCACTGATGGGCTATCCTCGCAGCTGGAGAGAAGTGCTGCCAATCGCACAAGGGGTGGCGGAAGCGCTGGACTACGCGCATGCTCGGGGGGTCGTGCACGGCGGTCTCGACCCGACGGCGGTCCTGCTGCGGAGTGATGGTTCTGTGGCCGTCGCCGAGTTCGGCGTGGCGCGGCTGGTCTGGCTGGCCCCTCCTCGGCAGCGCGGCGCCCTGCTTGCGGAACGCTTCTCCCTTGCGCCCGAGCAGCGCGCCGGCGACCCTGCCACCACGCGGAGCGACGTCTGGGCATACGGCGCGCTGCTCTACGCGCTGCTGACCGGGCATTCCCCGGTCCCGACGTCGTCCGGCGCGCCGCCCGCGCGGCCGAGCGCCGTGGTCGGCAGCCTTTCTCCCGCCGTTGATGCCGCGCTGCTTGCCGCGCTCGCCGAGCGACCGGAGGACCGACCCGCCGCCGCCGGCGCGGTGCTGCGCGCTCTCGTTGCCGCCTCAGGCGAGGGGCGACCGCCGCGCTCTCTGCTGCTCCACTACCGTCGTCCAGCGGCTGCCGCCGCTGAGCCCGAGCGCCGCCGCACTGAGCATGTCGAGGCTTCTTCCTCCTGCAGCGCTCCCAGGGTCGCGCAGGCCCCCCCCGCAGTTTCGCGGCGCCGCCGCGGGCAAGCCGCCATCACTGCCAACGGGTCGCCGCCGCGCTCGCCCTCCTTCGCCCCCGCCATTCTGGCGAACGCGGCGCGGCATCTTCTCGCTACGCTCCGTCATTGGATCAGCGCCCGACCGGCCGAGGCGATCTTGAGCGGCATCGCAGTCGCGCTCCTCGTGATCGGGGTCAGCCGGTTCGCCGCGCCGCCGGCGACAGCGGTCTCCGGGAGCGCGCTCTCGACCCTGACAACCGCATCGCCCGCCGGCAGCTGGACGATGGCTGGGCACAACCCGGCGCGTACCTCGTTCGCGGCGGAAGCGGCGATGGTCCTCGAAGGACGGGTTGTGTGGCAGCAGAGTCTCGGCGCCGGGATCACATCGCCGCCCGTCAGCGCCGGAGGTATCGTCATCGTCGGGCTTGCCGATGGCCGAGTGGTAGCGCGCGATGTCACGACGGGGCAAGCACGGTGGGAGTTCCGAGGGACTGGGCCGATAGAAGCGGGCCCTGCTATCGCCGACGGAGTGGTATTTGTCGGCCTGAAGGATGGCCGCGTTGTCGCTTTAGAGAGCGGGGGCGGAAGCGTGCGCTGGGACTATCGCACCGGCGGACCGCTCAGCGGGGCGCCGGCGGCAGTGGATGGGGTGCTCTTCGTCGCCTCGCACGATGGCCGGGTGTATGCGCTTGACGCAGTCGGCGGCTCGCTGCGCTGGAGCTATGATGCCGGGTCAGCGATCGGCGCCCCGCTTGCGATCGGCAACGGGCTTGTCGTCGCTGGCACAGCGGACGGCCGGGTGCACCTCCTCGACCTTGTCACCGGCCGGCTTCGCTGGATCTACCGGGCGGGAGGCGCGATCGACGCGCCGCCGCTGCTTGCCGGCGGGTTCGCTTACGTTGCGAACGACCGGGGCATCGTCCATGCCCTCGACCCTTTCGCCAAGGGAGGGCCGTTCGAGTGGGAACGCCGCGAGCTGCAGGCCCAGCTGTATCTGTGGGGACTGCCAGTCGGGCTGCCGGGACCGCAGCCCGGCTACAAGTGGAGCGCGAATGTTGCTTCGCCGGTCCGGGCGGCGATGGCCGCCGCAGGAACTGTGCTGCTCGTCCCGGGGACCGACGGAAAACTGACAGCGCTGAATGCGCTGGATGGTCAGCGGCGCTGGCAAGTGCAGGTCGGCGACCCCGCCGCGCCGCCCATCATCGCCGGCGACCTCGTCTATACCGCCGCTGAGGAGAAGCGCCTTCTCGTCCTGAGTGTGGCGACCGGCGAAAAAGTCTTGGAGATCGCGCTGCCCGGTCAGATCCGCGTCTCGCCAACGATTGCTCGCGGCCTGCTCTTTCTCGGCACGGAAGAAGGCCGTCTCTACGCGATCAAGTAG
- a CDS encoding M28 family metallopeptidase, which yields MTAPVRSGQGQQMVRRCAGAFLAVLLAVLLSPLVGCRLAAPAAAPPPAPAASSPWAEAPSVSTDPTFSGERAWRIVDHLATAIGPRPAGSAGYARAADWAANQLRAFGYHVERQRFRFDEFRVRRVEVRVVSPQPGVLEAVAMTNSGSGEVTAPLVPAGLGREGEVPAAVAGAIALIERGQITFQEKVERAAAAGAAGVIVYNTEAGLIQPSLSQPAPIPAVFISRDDGRRLAREAAAGPVLVALTVEARQETIESENIIASRPGSGEGILIIGAHLDSVEGSPGANDNASGSAVLLELARALAGSPTSAELRFILFGAEENGLIGSRAYVQQLSEPDRARLLGMINLDMVGIDIRLSAAGAPRLSAPAREKAAALGRSLPEVTNAGGGSDHASFARIGVPTLFLFTGIDENYHKPTDLAHFVQPATLQLVGEIALHVIKTAAN from the coding sequence ATGACCGCGCCAGTGCGGAGTGGGCAGGGTCAGCAGATGGTTCGTCGTTGCGCCGGGGCGTTTCTCGCCGTTCTTCTTGCCGTTCTCCTTTCGCCCCTCGTGGGCTGTCGGCTGGCAGCGCCGGCAGCCGCCCCGCCGCCGGCGCCGGCCGCCTCCAGCCCGTGGGCGGAGGCACCGTCGGTCAGCACCGACCCGACATTCTCAGGCGAGCGGGCTTGGCGGATCGTTGACCACCTCGCAACGGCCATCGGGCCGCGGCCAGCAGGGTCGGCGGGCTATGCTCGGGCCGCTGACTGGGCGGCGAACCAGCTGCGCGCTTTCGGCTACCACGTTGAGCGCCAGCGCTTTCGGTTCGACGAGTTTCGCGTCCGCCGGGTCGAGGTGCGGGTGGTCTCGCCTCAGCCGGGTGTCCTTGAGGCAGTGGCGATGACGAACTCGGGCAGCGGCGAGGTTACCGCTCCGCTCGTGCCGGCCGGCCTCGGCCGCGAGGGGGAGGTCCCCGCTGCCGTTGCCGGCGCGATCGCCTTGATCGAGCGCGGCCAGATCACCTTTCAAGAGAAGGTTGAGCGCGCCGCCGCGGCCGGCGCAGCCGGCGTGATCGTCTATAACACCGAGGCGGGCCTGATCCAGCCGTCGCTCAGTCAGCCGGCACCGATCCCGGCGGTGTTCATCTCGCGAGATGACGGTCGCCGGCTTGCGCGCGAGGCTGCTGCCGGCCCGGTGCTGGTCGCCCTCACCGTCGAGGCGCGCCAAGAGACCATCGAAAGCGAGAATATCATCGCTTCCCGGCCAGGAAGCGGCGAGGGCATCCTCATCATCGGCGCCCATCTCGACTCGGTTGAGGGGTCGCCCGGCGCGAACGACAATGCCTCCGGCTCGGCGGTGCTTCTTGAACTAGCGCGAGCGCTCGCCGGCTCCCCCACGAGCGCCGAACTGCGGTTCATCCTGTTCGGCGCCGAAGAAAACGGCTTGATCGGCAGCCGCGCCTATGTCCAGCAGCTGAGTGAGCCTGACCGGGCGCGACTGCTCGGCATGATCAACCTCGATATGGTCGGCATCGACATCCGGCTCTCGGCAGCGGGCGCGCCCCGCCTGAGCGCCCCAGCGCGCGAGAAAGCGGCAGCGCTCGGCCGCTCCCTCCCCGAGGTGACCAACGCCGGCGGCGGGAGTGACCACGCCTCCTTCGCGCGCATCGGGGTCCCGACGCTTTTTCTCTTCACCGGGATCGACGAGAACTACCACAAGCCGACCGACCTCGCCCACTTCGTTCAGCCGGCAACGCTCCAGCTCGTCGGCGAGATCGCGCTCCACGTGATCAAAACCGCCGCGAACTAG
- a CDS encoding phosphomannomutase/phosphoglucomutase, producing the protein MDVDPTIFKAYDIRGIYPTQLNEEVARAIGRAFVTFLGAETVIVGRDMRTSGPALFAAVTDGIRMQGADVIDIGMVSTDQYYFACSKFGCPGMMVTASHNPKEYNGFKMVKQMPYLLSGEEGIQDLRRLVERGHFPAPRRVGEQRAVDLQDEFVAALLRFVDVRAIKPLKVVVDTANGTVGPALTKLYAALPVTLIPMYFEPDGTLPHHGLDPLQPENRAEIEARVPQEGADVGFAFDGDGDRFFVIDDRGRFVPGDFITALLAQYLLRKHPGSRIVYDVRSSWAVPTLIREAGGIPLVERVGHAFIKRRMAQENALFAGELSGHYYFRDFNFADSGMIPSLLMLELLSTSGKRLSELLAPLETTYFVSGEINSRVADAAAKMEAIAERYRDGKVERIDGVSVSYDDWHFNVRASNTEPLLRLNLEALSREKMEEKRDELLAFIRS; encoded by the coding sequence GTGGACGTCGACCCGACGATCTTCAAGGCGTATGACATCCGCGGCATCTATCCGACCCAGCTGAATGAGGAGGTTGCCCGCGCGATTGGGCGTGCCTTTGTCACGTTCCTTGGCGCTGAGACGGTGATCGTTGGCCGCGATATGCGCACGTCCGGTCCGGCGCTGTTTGCGGCTGTCACCGACGGAATCCGCATGCAGGGGGCTGATGTCATCGATATCGGGATGGTCAGCACTGACCAGTACTATTTTGCCTGCTCCAAGTTCGGCTGTCCCGGGATGATGGTCACGGCTTCTCACAATCCCAAAGAGTACAACGGCTTCAAAATGGTCAAACAGATGCCCTATCTGCTCAGCGGCGAGGAGGGCATCCAAGATCTTCGGCGGCTGGTCGAGCGGGGACATTTTCCTGCGCCGCGCCGCGTGGGCGAACAGCGCGCAGTTGATCTCCAAGACGAATTTGTCGCGGCGCTGCTCCGCTTTGTCGACGTGCGCGCGATCAAGCCGTTGAAGGTGGTGGTCGACACTGCCAACGGCACGGTAGGGCCTGCGCTCACCAAGCTGTATGCAGCGCTGCCGGTGACCCTTATCCCGATGTACTTCGAGCCGGATGGCACGCTTCCGCACCACGGGCTCGACCCGCTGCAGCCGGAGAACCGCGCTGAGATTGAGGCGCGCGTGCCGCAGGAAGGCGCAGATGTCGGCTTTGCCTTTGATGGCGATGGAGACCGCTTCTTCGTGATCGACGATCGCGGCCGGTTTGTCCCGGGCGATTTCATCACTGCTCTGCTCGCCCAGTATCTGCTGCGGAAGCACCCTGGCAGCCGCATTGTCTATGATGTCCGCTCCTCGTGGGCGGTGCCGACCCTGATCCGCGAAGCGGGCGGGATCCCGCTCGTTGAGCGAGTGGGCCATGCCTTTATCAAGCGTCGGATGGCACAAGAGAATGCTCTTTTTGCGGGCGAGCTTTCGGGCCACTACTACTTCCGCGATTTCAACTTTGCCGACTCGGGGATGATCCCCTCGCTGCTGATGCTTGAACTGCTTTCTACCAGCGGCAAGCGGCTGAGCGAGCTGCTTGCTCCTCTGGAAACGACCTATTTCGTCTCAGGGGAGATCAATTCCCGGGTTGCGGACGCTGCCGCCAAGATGGAGGCAATCGCCGAACGCTATCGGGACGGCAAGGTCGAGCGGATCGACGGGGTTTCTGTCTCCTACGACGACTGGCACTTCAATGTCCGCGCTTCGAACACCGAGCCGCTGCTCCGGCTAAATCTTGAGGCGCTTTCGCGCGAAAAGATGGAAGAGAAGCGCGACGAACTGCTCGCCTTCATCCGCTCCTGA